The nucleotide sequence CAAGTTTCTATGGTTAAAATTTTCTACATTTAAAAGTTGCACAAATTGCAATTCCCTCTTTCAAATGTCAAACTTGAATTATTCAAATTGAAAGGATATACGGTGAACCATTATGATCGAAATAAAAACTTCCACACTAAGTGATGGGGAATTTAATAGAGGGGTTTTCGCTAAAAGTGATATAAAAAAAGGAGTAAGCTTCCATATAGCCCCTGTCATTCCTTACCCTAATAAACAGCACGAATTAATAGAACACACCGTTCTCGAAGATTACGTATTTGAATATGGAATAAATCATACCGCCGTTGTTTTAGGATATGGCATGCTTTTTAACCACTCTTATACGCCAAACGCGGACTATAAAATCAACTTTCATGACCATACTTTTGAATTTTTTGCCCACAAAGATATTAAAGCTGGTGAAGAAATATTGATTAATTACAATGGTGATGTTGATAATGAGGACCCGCTTTGGTTTAATGAGGAATAACGTCTAAGATCTGCTCTTTGATAGGAAGCAGGTCTTTTTTCTAAGTATCATAATAATAATTTAGCCATTCCAAGAATATTAGATGTTGCACATTTGTCATAAAAAGATATGACGTACAAATCATGATTACAATAGGAATATTCATCGTAGCCTTAGTAAATCTAGTCGTCGTACTAATAGACAAGATGAACAAAAAATAATCCACCCGTTAACGTCTGTGCTGGACTGACAGGTGGATTATTTTCACAAAGGTTCCACAGCGACCGTACTACTGCGGATATACTATCGATTTGCCGAAGCGTTGGAGCGCTTCGGC is from Radiobacillus kanasensis and encodes:
- a CDS encoding SET domain-containing protein; amino-acid sequence: MIEIKTSTLSDGEFNRGVFAKSDIKKGVSFHIAPVIPYPNKQHELIEHTVLEDYVFEYGINHTAVVLGYGMLFNHSYTPNADYKINFHDHTFEFFAHKDIKAGEEILINYNGDVDNEDPLWFNEE
- a CDS encoding putative holin-like toxin, with the protein product MITIGIFIVALVNLVVVLIDKMNKK